ACACATTACATCAAGAGTTCGTGGTATGATTATTGTGGAAAGGGTTGAAAAATCATGGAGTAGCAACAAATATCGGGTTTCATTTTTTTGATATGTTAGGATGAGTTTCATGAAGTCTAGACAAATAAAATTTATATTTGAACAGCCGAAAAGTAAGCAGTTTTAAGTTTGAACGCGCAAACATCAGATGGTTTTATTATTGTGAAAAATCAGGACCGCTCTTTAAACAGTTGTGAAAATGGCTTATTTACCGTTCTCGCCTTCTAAACTTGACGGTGAAGAATTTCATTTCAGTGACGGTTTTACGGAACTTACTGAAGTTATCAGTCAATTTTAAATGGTAGGGTTTGGATTAAATGACGCAAGACAATACGGTGAATTTTGCATGAAATCAGAAATGCAGTTGATGATAAAGCTGAATATGCCCATCCGATTCTTGGGAAGTGATTCTTATCCATGTAATGAGTGATGAGAATTAAGAATCAATCAAAAATAAATAAATTCAATTTCTAGCTGGAAAATATATAGGCGAGGAAAAAATGTTATAGAGATATTTTACAGTCGTTGATGATAACGTAAAGAAATTGGCGAAGTTTTAAAATATGACATTTTTCACGTTAAGCGGAGCTAAATTAGGTAAAAATGTGTACTAGGTCAAAATGTTAATATCCGAATAATATAACTCTTGGAATTTTGTGAAAGTCCAAAATAATGTTTCGTGTGTATGAAGAAGCGTAACTTTAGAAGATTGTATGTGTTCTGCGGACCGTCAATGGTTTTTTACAAATGTTTGGATCCGAGAAGTAAATATCATAATTAGGGGCCCAATATTATATAAAGACTTTGGTTAAAGAAGGAGAGTCATTGGAGCCAATTCAACTATAGTTTGCGGACATTCAATAGGGAGATTCGCGTTTGTTGGAACCGGTTCAGTTGTAACAAAAGATGTTCCGGATTTTGCGTTGGTGGTCAAATCCCGCAAAATAATTGGCTGGTTCAGTGAAGCGGGACAGAAATTAAAATTCGATGAAAAATGGGGATCGCTCATTGTGATAAATCGAGCAGACTTATAAATTTATCGATAATAAAGTAATTGGTTTGATTAACATTAAGAAACGTGAAATGTTACTTCGATACATGCCTAATTACAAGTCAAAAAATTACCCATCCATCGGCATTAATCAGTAACCGGTGATTTAAAAGTAAATTGTTTTAATAAGAAATAATCTTGCGGTCGTTGAGCAAAGGAGAGAAGCTGAAAGCGCGTAACGTATCAAAACGACGAAAATCGAAAGAGAGAAAGTAATAGTAGATTCAAATTCTTAAAATATTTAAACTCCTAAGCTGCATTAACTAGACTTATTAAATTGAAATTCGTATTTGGATTAAGCCAGATCAATGAAAATAAGCCCAATTTAATCAATTTTAAAATCCCTTCAATAAATTTATTCTATTTATTTGCAATATATTTTTAACCCCATTTTAATTAAAATTCATTTAACTTCTTTAATTACAATAAGTTAACATTTTAACAAAAAAATAGTTCCCAAATAATTGCTTCAATTACAAATAATTATATATTGCTCTATTAATACATTATATAATAAATTTATTAAATTTTAAATATCCATGTGACTGATATGGCGAAGCTGTAATAAAATTAAAGTAATGTTAAATATGTTAAAAACATGATTGGAAATAGATATAATTATTATTTAACTAATTTATATAAATTATTAAAGTTATTTATTTAAAATTATAAAATTTAAACATATTAAATATGTTGAGAATATCGCCACGATCGATATTTTTTTAACAGTTCCAAAATTTGAAGTACCTTCAATCATATACTTAGAATTGTAATGCCTAATACAATTTAAAATACTTTTTAAATATATTATTGAAAAAGGTTTTAAATGCCAGTTGAAAGTAATTATAGCTATCAATACAATTAATTCTGGATTAACTGAGCACTTTAACCATTTAATTTGCCTTACTGAAAAGTTACTTTACATAGGTAGAACTTTTTTTCATTAGTAAATTGTTTTCTAGTAATACCTTACATTACGACTGGAATAGAATACAATAATTTAACAAAATTTATTACACTTCAATAATTGTAATATTATTTCCAAACTTGGTTTGATTTCGCGATAAATAGAATAAAAGTTCAACATTTACAATTATTCGCCTTGGTTTTAATGTCGCAATTATGATTATAATAACGGTGTCAGTCAATAGGGAAGACTATAATGAATATATATATACCACCGTAATATTTGTATATTCTTTTTCTATATATTCATAAATATTTTTATCATGAAAAACTTATTTGAAGGTAAAGTTGTAGAAATTATTTTATTATAAATTATTTATGGGACCTATCTTAATTTCATCTTTGTTTATTTTATTGAAAAACTCAGATCTATGAATTATTTCACGTTTTCCCTATTGCCCGGATTTTATGGATGCTTTTAATTTATTATAATAATTGGAAAGATTATAAAGGTGACGGCAGTTATACTGATATTACAAATTAAGATTTGCCGCATTTATTGTTAATGCCTCATTAGGATTTGCGTTTATCGCTGACAAATACATTCTTAACCATTATTTTAATCTTAAAATCGCCAATTCTTACTACTTTCATATCGGGGTATAACGTCGCCAGAAGCTTATCTTGGTAATATTATGGAACATACAATCTATACGGCGAAAGATAATGAAAAAGAGAAAAATAAAGAATGCGTTTGTTTCTATGTTACGTTGGCTGTGTTATATAGAAGTATAGCTGCATTTTCTGTTGTTTACTATTTTCCCAAAGTACCTGAGATATCGACAATGAATTACTAAAACATACTTATCATATATTTTTAATTATTTATGCAGTATATACGGTAATACAGTACCACTTGAATAGCATCTTATTTAATTTATTATTAATAGTGCTCAGTGTCAAATATCAAAAATTTCTCCACTAATTTTGCTTTATTCTAACCTAGTACTATATATCTTATTTCCAAGTCATAACGCTAAGACTTCTTTGCTTAATAGCATAGTAAGTACATTCTACTTTTACACTGTTGTCAAGTAAAAATTTTATTGTAAAAAGTATTTCTGTAAGTAAAATAATCATAGCCAATTCAAACCGGAAAAGTCTTTTAACTTTATAGTTGAATCAAGTATTCAAATATATTTCTCTTCTATATTTAACCTATCTTTGTTTTCAAGAGGGTTCCTCTAGTAAATAAATTGTATTTTATTTGCCTCTTTTACTTTTACTTTATGCAATTAGCGGTTTGAAAACAGATTTACCTAAACAGGACTTAATAAAAATATTGTTATTTCGTAATAGGATTCTAATTTGGGTAACTTTAACAGCAATTTGGTCTGAGTATCCAATATTCACACTTCAACGCGCCATTTTTTAATTACTGTTTTAGGTTCAAACTATAATAGGATCACAAATAACAAGCAAAATTACAAAATACTTCTAAATTCATTATTGCTGATTAATTACGGTATAGTATCGGTATCTATTTTCTCACTTATTTTAAGTACTTAAATAATGCATGGACAGGCGGACATGGTTTAGGTTTATAGGTTTTACAAATCATCAGAATAATTAGGACAGTATATTTATCTTTCTGGCGCAGTTAGTTTTAATGTTAAATGAAAAAAAAAAAAAAATCGCAATGTTTTTAATTATAATAAATTTAATCATTATAGGACTTAGTACTTCTAGGCAGCAATTTTAAGTCTTTTTTATCACTTTGTCTATTTTTTTATTTTAACCACTTCATTTGTAAAAACACTTTCTTACATTTTATTATTTGTGTTTATAATTTTTGCAACTGTATACTTTACTGCAAACTATACTTCAAAAAATAGTGTGACATTAGTAAAAAATGAAAATTATTTTGGTGAAAGAAGGTCTTTGACAATTAAGTATTCATGGGATTCAGCTTTAAGAGGCGGACTTTTGGCTTGGGATATGGAATTAGTGACACTAGGTTTAATGATCCTTTGCTTGGGTATTTTGATAAAACCGCTGAAGGTGAAATTTACAGAAGGGAAAAAACCATAAGCATTTTGGCTATAATTGAAGAAACTGGGATAATTGGACTAATCTTGTTTTTATATGTAATAGGAATTCCTTTGAAAATAATGTGGTTTAAAATAATTAAAACATTTAAGGATAAAAATTTCTTAAATCTAAGTGGGTGTGAAAATACGGTAAATGACTTAGAAATTAAATTATTAAAATTTGCTTTTGCATTTCTTAATTTCGCTGAACTTTTATGCTCAAATTGAATCATGGTGGATTGGGGTGGGTTCTGCTGTTCTCCCATTATATTTTATTTTTTCAGGATCGATTTTTATGAAATACTCAAATATTAATATTTTTATAAATAATTAAATAAATGTTAAAATAAACTGCCAAGATTACTAAATTGAGCAGCATTTTTAACTAATGCATGCTTGCAAAGATGGGAATAAATAAAGCTTAATAAAAATATAAGTACGAAAATTTATGATTATTGGTATTGATGCCCATAATATTAGAGAAATGGAGGATCTTTAGTTTATCTAAAAGAACTACTGGCAAATGCTGATCCCAAACTAGATAAATTTGAAAAAATTATCGTCTGGGTAACAGGAAAAACTTATGAAAATTTACCCAAGCCAATTTCATTGATTATGTAGTTTTGCCAAACAAGAATTCATTTAATGCATTAATTGGCAGAAATTAAAGTTGGAAAGGAAGCTAGGCAAAATAAGTGTTCAATTATGTTTTCCCGGGCGGTATTTATTTAGGTAATTTTAAACCTTTTATTGCATTAGCTCAAAGTATGTTGCCATTTGACACTAAAGGTCAATCCTTTTATAAAGGTACACTATTTTTCTATGTTCTAAAGTTAAAAAAAAAATGATGCTTCTTACTTATAAAAAAACATCGGAATAATTTACGTATCCAGTTCAATCAAAACAAAAATTGAAAAGTTTCTTAAAAAAAATAATTATACTGATACAGTAATTCATCATGGTGTAAGTAAAAACTTTCTTTCAAATGCAAGAAATGAAAACACAATAACAAAAAACAAAAGTGAGAAAATTAAATTATTGACTGTATCAAGCCATGCTTTACATAAAAATTTAGTCCCGTTAGTATTTAAAATTTCTGAGTTAAAAAATGACTATAAAAATTTAGAATTAAAAATTGTGGGACCTGAGGCTAAATACGGAACAAAAAAACTAAAATTGATCTTAAGCAAACTGGACCCAAAAAATGAGTTTATTAAATTGGTTACCGCTGCAAAATATGAGGATTTGCAAATTATTTTAATAAAGCAGATATTTTTGTTGCTCCTTCTCTTTGCGAATCATTTGGTTGCCGTTTAAGGAAGCGTTGGTAAACAGAATACCAATACTATATCAAGAATTGGAATCTTTTAAAGAAAATATCTTCGGATTTTAATTATCAAACATCTATTTTTTCTTATAAAGACATAAATTTAGATTTTAAAGATAAATTGATAATGTTAATTAATTATAAAATTATAGATGAAGATTATCAGATTAATGAAAATCATTTTTGGGAATTTTGCGCAAGAAAAACATTAAAGTCTGTAACTAAAATAAGATAATATTAGAATAATATAATTAGATATAATATAATAAAATATAATAAAATATAACGAGAGGGAAAATGTTTGAACAAAAAACGCTGCTTATTACTGGCGGTACCGGTTCATTCGGCAACGCAGTAATGGATCGATTTATGAATACAGGAATAGGTGAAATCAGAATTTTCAGCCGTGATGAGAAAAAACAGGATGATATGCGAAAAAAATATAACGATTCAAGATTAAAATTTTATTTAGGAGATGTTCGTACATATAACTCTATTGAAAGGGCTTTGGAGGGGGTAGATTTTATATTCCATGCCGCGGCGTTAAAACAAGTCCCTTCAAGTGAGTTTTTCCCGATGGAAGCTGCCAATACTAACGTACTGGGAACAGAAAATGTTTTAAATGCATCAATAAAAATGGGTGTAAAAAAGGTTATTTGTCTTAGCACAGATAAAGCTGTTTACCCGATTAACGCTATGGGTATTTCTAAAGCACTAATGGAAAAGCTTTATGTTGCCAAGTCTAGATTAACTGATAAAACAATTTTTATCGGAACTAGATATGGTAATGTAATGGCTTCCAGAGGTTCAGTAATCCCTCTATTTATTGATCAGATTAAAGCGGGAAGGCCACTAACTGTTACAAATCCAGATATGACTAGATATATGATGTCGTTAGAAAATGCTGTTGAATTAGTTTTATTTGCATTTGAGAATGGAAATTCAGGAGATTTATTTGTTCAAAAAGCACCCGCATGTACAATAAAAGAATTAGCATTAATACTTTTAGAAATTTTTGAAGCTAAAAATGAAATCCAAATTATTGGGACAAGGCACGGAGAAAAACTTTATGAATCATTATTAACAGATGAAGAATGTTTAGTTGCAGAAGACCTTGGCGATTATTATCGAGTTAGACCTGATGATCGAGATTTAAATTATAGTAAATATTTTTCTGAAGGTACACACAGAAAAAGTGATTTATTAACATATAATTCTCATAATGCAAAAAGATTAAATCATACTGAATTAAAAAAAATGCTGTTAGATTTGCATTTTATTAAGGAACATTTAAATCATTTATATGAATAATAATAATTTATATTGGAGAATAAAATTATGATAAAGGTAGCGACTATTGTTGGAACAAGGCCAGAAATTATTAAATTGAGTCGGGTAATGGCTGAGTTAGAAAAATATACAAATCATATATTAGTTCATACTGGTCAAAATTATGATTACGAATTAAATGAAATATTTTTTGAACAATTAGAAGTTAAAAAACCGGATTATTTTTAGAAGCTGCAGGCCAAAATGCTGCGGAAACAATTGGTAAAGTTATAATAAAAATTGACCCAATATTAGAAAAAGAAAAGCCAGATGCTATTTTACTTTATGGGGATACAAATAGTTGCCTAAGTGTAATTCCGGCTAAAGAAGAAAAATACCAATTTTCCATATGGAAGCTGGTAATAGATGTTTCGATCAAAGTTCCAGAAGAATTAAACAGAGAAAAATTGTTGACCATTTAAGTGATATCAATATGCCTCTTTCTGATCATGCCAGAAATTATTTACTAAATGAAGGGCTAAATCCAGAGACTGTTATTAAAACAGGGTCATGCATGAAAGAAGTCTTGACATATTATTCAAAGAAAATAGAAAATACTAACATCTTAAAGGAACTTAAAATTGAAACAAATAAATATTTTATTGTAAGTATTCATCGTGAAGAAAATGTTGATTCTGAATTTAATTTTGAAGAATTATTAAAAACACTCGAGATTCTTGCTGGATTATATAATTTCCAATATTAATTTCAACACATCCAAGAACTAGAAAAAAGATGGAGAAAATAAATTATAAAAATAAAAGCAATTTATTAAAATTTTAAAGCCTTTTGGTTTTTTCGAATATGTTAAGTTACAGGAGAATGCATTTTGCGTAATTTCTGACAGTGGAACCATTTCTGAAGAATCGTCAATCTTAAAATTCCTGCAATAATGATTAGACAAGCCCACGAAAGACCTGAGGCTATGGATGAAGGAACTGTAATTATGTCAGGACTTAAAGCTGAAAATGTTATTGACTCTATAAATGTTGTTGTAGATCAAAAAGACAATAAAAAGCAAATTTCTGTGGTTAGTGATTATGATGTTAATAACGTTAGTGTAAAAGTAATTAGAATAATATTATCTTATATAGAATATGTAAATCGTGAAGTTTGGTACAAATAATTTATGAAAAATATAAAAAAAATATTATTACTTGGTACAGATACAATGTTAGGTCATGTTATTTATCTTTATTTCAAGAGAATAAAAAATTATAGAATTCTTGATTATTATCTCAATGAAAATTTTAGTGGTATTGGAAATAAAATAGATATAGCATCACCAAAAAAAATAGAGAATTTATTAAGTGGATTTAAAGAGACGATCATAATTAATACACTAAGTATTTTAATAGAAGAGTCAAATAATAAATTTGACAAAGCTATCTATATAAATTCTTATTTACCTAATTATATTGCTACTTTACTAAAAGATACAGATAACAAACTAATTACAATCAGCACTGATTGTGTATTTTCTGGAAAAAAGGGTGATTATTTAGAAGAATCGTTATCAGATGCAAAAGACAATTATGGTAAAACAAAAGCATTCGGTGAAATTAACAATGCCAAGGATTTAACAATTCGTACCTCAAAATTGGCCCTTGTACTCAAAATCAATCAGAAGAATTAATGGATTGGTTTTTGAAAACAAGAAGATTCAGTTTTTTGGTTATAAAAAATGCTTTGTGGAATGGGGTCACTACTTTAGAATTAGCGAAATCAATAAAAATAGCAATTGAAAATAATCTTACTGGATTATATAATTTGGCTCCTTTCAAAAAAATAACCAAATTTGAATTACTTTCAATATTGAATGAAGTTTTAAAAGAAGATTAACTATAAAACCAAATTATAAGTTTAAAATTGACAAAAGTTTAGTTGATTCTAGAAAACAAATTAAAACTGAAAATAAAAATTATTTCCAGATGTTTTAAAGAACTTAAAGATTTTATGAAAGACAATAGTATTTTATATGATTTTTATAATCTTGATTTTGATTGATTTTACATTGTAAATACAAATTTGCGTTAGTTAATGAATAAAATTAAAAAAACAATTTTATACATTGGTGGTTTTGAATTACCAGATAGAAATGCAGCAGCTCAAAGAGTAGTGGCTGTTGGAAAACTTTTCAGAGAATTAGGTTATAATGTGGTTTTTATAGGGATTGATAAATATCTTTCTGATAATTCGAAAATTGAGACAACAAAAACTAAATATTTTGGATTTGACTCATGGGCTGTTTCTTATCCTAAAAGTTCTATAAATTGGTTGAAATATATTGGGTCTATATATGATTTGGAATTTTTAATTAAAAGGTACTATAAAAATGATTTATTTGCTTTAGTATTTTACAATCATCCATTTTTAATTCAGTATAGGTTAAGAAAAAGTAAAAAAAGATGGGGTTTTTTACTATTTCTGATGCTACTGAATGGTATAGTGGACGTGGCGGAGGAATAATTTTTAATTTTACAAAATGGTTAGATTCAACTTTAAGAATGCGATACGAACATAAGAAAGCTAATGGAGTAATTGCCACTAGTAAATTTTTAAATCATTATTATAAAAAAAATAAATGCAATGTTATTGAAGTCCCAACAATATTTGATAATAAAAGTTTGATGAAAATACAAAAGACTGAAAATAATAATGATAAAAAAATTAGATTTCTTTATGCAGGCAGCCCGTTTACAATAAAAAGAATTGATAAAAAGCGTAAATCAATAAAGGATAGACTTGACAAGATTATTTCACTTTTCTATAGAATATCAAATAATCATAAAAATTTTATTTTGAATATTTACGGTATAACAAAGGAAAATTACTTGTCTGTTTATACAGAACATGAAGACATATTAAATAATTTAGCTAACAATATAATTTTTAATGGAAGAAAATGTCATGATGAAATCCTAAAAGAAATAAAAAATCATGATTTTACAATATTTTTAAGAGAAAGTGATAGAGTAACTGAAGCAGTATTTCCAACTAAGTGATCTTAATCAATTGCATGAGGTACACGAGTTATAACCAATAAAATGTCAAATATTGAAAATTTTTTAGAAGATGGACTTAACGGTTATTATTTAAGTATAAGTAATAAAAATGAACAAGAAATTAAAATGAAATATATCTTATCACTTAAAAGATGAAATTTTAAAATGAGTAATAATTGTTTGGAAAGTAACATTTTTGATTATAATAACTATAAGGAAAAAATGATTGATTTTCTTGAAAAATTATAATTATGAATAGATTTCATAACAAAATCAATTTAGAAAACTGTACTCTTATTGTATCATGAATAAATTTAACTATAAACCATTAAGAATCTTTAATATATATATTTATTCAGTATTATTCCTTAGTTTTTGGGGACCTGTAAAATACATTGGGTATGACAAATTTTCAGTTTTAATTTACATATCTTTTTTTGTACTATTTTTTTCTTTTGGATATTCAAGGGGTGTTCATTCATACCTAAATGTTACCCTTAGACCAGATAATACAAGAGATTATAATAAAATATTAAAAATTTTGAAATTTGCGATTATTCTTGCAGTATTTATGGAACTTGGGGATTTTATAAGTATGGTTTTAAGCAAGGATGCAAATTTTTCGTTATTTAGTTTAGGGGAAGCATACCAAAATGCATATCGAGGTTATATAAGAGGTCAGGCGAATTATAGTATTTGGCAAATAATTAAAATATTTCTGCAAGTTCCACTTTTAACCGTATTGATTTTAGGTCCATTCTATTTTAATATTTTAAATAAAAAAAATAAAGTACTTGTAATACTTACTTATTTTTTAATGATTTTTATTAATACCGTTGGTCAAGGAAGACAAAAACAATTTGGCGATATTATAATTTTTTGTCTGTTTCACTTTTTTTTAAGGAATATACAAAAAAAGATGGGGCAAAAATTTCTTGGATTAAAAAAAATATAAAACCCATTATTATGGTGTTAGTAGGTATTGCTGAGGTTGCTATTTGTGTTAAATATGAGATATAGTGCCTTAGGTGTGACTGATCTTAATATAAATTATGCAGCAAATCCTTTAATGCAATATGATACCGACAACATTTTTTTCTCAATATTAGGCATAAATCTTGGCCTAGCAGCAAGTATTTTAACTTTTTACTTTACTAATGGTTTATTTGGTTTATCCTTTGCATTAAATCTACCATTTGTTTGGACTTTTTTGTTGGTCACTCTTATTCTTTAACAATATTTCTTGATAAAATTGTTGGTTTGCCTGTAAGTATTTCTGAAACTTACCCATATAGAGTTGGTGCAGCAACTGGGTGGGGTGAGTCAAAATGGCATTCAATATTTTCCTGGTTTGCATCTGCTTTTACTTTTGTTGGTACGTTATTTATTTTTATTCCTATAGGTTATATTTATGCAATCACTTGGCAAGAAGCAAAATATAAAAATCCTTTTTCAATTATTTTATTTTCTATTTTAACACTTGGATTAATTTTTGTGCCTGCCAATAACCAATTATTACATACTCCTGAAGGTTACTTATCAACCATTTTCTTTATTTTGATGTGGTCATTTCAACATAAACGTTACAATTTTATTTATCCAAAATGTAAATATTCTTTAATTTTTTACTAATACATAGATTATTTTAAAAAATTAGAGTAATAAGATTAAGAATAAATTCAATGAGCGAAGGTTATTTTTGGCATTAATGTTAAATGAGCAAAAGAAAGATACTTTACTAAAATCAAGTTTGATTGTAGTGTTACTTACAGTAAGTGGTAAAATTATAGCCTTTGGAAAAGATATCGTAATATCAGGTGTTTTGGATCTAATTATAAAACAGATGCATATTTCGTTGCAAATAGTGTCCCTTCACTTTTCTTTTTAGGATTTTATACTACAATTGCCTTTGTATTTTTACCATTGTATAATGAACGAAGGCTTTCAATTGGGAAAACTGAGGCAGATAAATTTGCAAACAATGTAATTACTTTTTATGCTATTATTTCTTTATTTTTATCTATAGTTGGTGTTGTTTTGGCTCCTAAAATAATTTCTTTGATTGCACCAGCTTTTGATTTTAGAACTAAAACTTTAGCTATTAACCTTACAAGAATTGTTTGTCTATCTTTTGTTTTTAATATTATAGTTGGAATCTTTTCATCTTTACAGTATGTAAATAAAAGATATTTTGGACAACAAGTCATACACTTAATAAATAACTTAATGGTGCTTCTATCAATACTTATTTTTGCAAAAGATTTAGGTATTTATATTATAGCAATAAGTGGTGTTCTTTCTTGGGTTATACAAATTCCAATTCAGAAATATATTTTTGTTAAAGATTTTAAATATAAAATTAATTTAAATTTTAATGATACTACTTTTAAAAAATGCAGATAATGATTTTCCTGTATTTTTAAGTATTGTTGTTGAACAACTTAACGTCATAATTGATACTTCATTAGGTTCTAGTTTAAATGAGGGTAATATCTCAGCTTTGAATTATGCAAACCGATTAATGAATTTTTCTTCAGGGATGTTTGTTTTGGTAATAAGTACAATAATGTATCCAATCTTTTCGGATCTTATTGTTAAAAAAGAAATAAGCCAATTAAAAATTGAAATAGCAAAAAACATTATTTATAAAAGGGTGAATTCAGTATTTCTAATGTGCTCTTAACTT
The sequence above is drawn from the Ignavibacteriota bacterium genome and encodes:
- a CDS encoding polysaccharide biosynthesis protein, which produces MFEQKTLLITGGTGSFGNAVMDRFMNTGIGEIRIFSRDEKKQDDMRKKYNDSRLKFYLGDVRTYNSIERALEGVDFIFHAAALKQVPSSEFFPMEAANTNVLGTENVLNASIKMGVKKVICLSTDKAVYPINAMGISKALMEKLYVAKSRLTDKTIFIGTRYGNVMASRGSVIPLFIDQIKAGRPLTVTNPDMTRYMMSLENAVELVLFAFENGNSGDLFVQKAPACTIKELALILLEIFEAKNEIQIIGTRHGEKLYESLLTDEECLVAEDLGDYYRVRPDDRDLNYSKYFSEGTHRKSDLLTYNSHNAKRLNHTELKKMLLDLHFIKEHLNHLYE
- a CDS encoding sugar nucleotide-binding protein; its protein translation is MKNIKKILLLGTDTMLGHVIYLYFKRIKNYRILDYYLNENFSGIGNKIDIASPKKIENLLSGFKETIIINTLSILIEESNNKFDKAIYINSYLPNYIATLLKDTDNKLITISTDCVFSGKKGDYLEESLSDAKDNYGKTKAFGEINNAKDLTIRTSKLALVLKINQKN